The nucleotide sequence AGTCTGGAAACACTATCAATCAGAGTAGAAAAACACAGCGAAAACGCTTTGAAAGTTGCTCAATTTTTAGAAAGTCATCCAGCTGTTTCAAGTGTAAAATATCCTTTTTTACCATCACATCCGCAGTATCAAATCGCAAAAAAACAAATGAAGTTGGGTGGCAACATCATTGCTTTTGAATTAAACGGAGGAAAAGATGCCGGAAAAAAGTTTATCGATTCTATAAAACTGTTTTCCATTTCGGCAAACTTGGGCGATACACGCACCATTGTCACGCATCCGGCAACCTCAACACACAGTAAATTAAACGCAACCGAACTTGCCGAAGCCAATTTGACTGAAGGTTTGATACGGATTTCGGTTGGTTTAGAACATATCGACGATATTATTACCGAACTAAATACCACCTTTTTATAATGGAAACGCTCTGTAAAAAAACATCTATTTCAGAAATTATTAAGCACCGAACGTTGGTACTTGATGGCGCTATGGGAACTATGTTGCAGGCATATCAGTTTTCCGAAGAAGATTTTCGCGGCACACAGTTTCAAGATTTTCAACATCCGTTAAAAGGCAACAACGATTTACTTTCGATCACGCAACCAGAAGCAGTTAAAGAAGTCCATAGAAAATATTTGCAGGCTGGTGCCGACATAGTAGAAACCAACACATTTTCTTCTACAACCATTGGTATGGCTGATTATTATCTGGAAGATTATGTGTATCAGTTGAATTATCAGTCGGCTAAAATTGCCCGAGAAGTTTGTGACGAGTTCGATATTATTACTCCCGATAAACCGCGATTTGTCGCAGGATCTATTGGTCCTACGAATCGTACAGCATCTATGAGTCCCGATGTGAACAATCCCGGTTATCGTGTCATTACGTTCGAAGATTTGCGTGTAGCTTACAAACAGCAGGTTGAAGCGTTGATTGACGGTGGTTGCGATTTGCTTTTGGTGGAAACTATTTTTGATACGTTGAATGCAAAAGCGGCTTTATTTGCGATTGAAGAAGTAAAAATCGAACGTAATATCGATATTCCAATCATGGTTTCTGGTACGATTACCGATGCTTCTGGTAGAACATTATCCGGGCAAACAGTTGATGCTTTTTTAATTTCGATTTCGCATATTCCACTGTTAAGTATTGGTTTCAACTGTGCTTTGGGAGCCGAACAGTTAAAACCTTATTTAAAGCAATTGGCACAGCATACATCGGTAAATATTTCGGCGCATCCGAATGCCGGTTTGCCGAATGCTTTTGGCGAATACGATCAGTCGCCCGAAGAAATGCAACAGTTAATTGCCGATTTTTTAAAGGAAGATCTCGTACAGATTATTGGTGGCTGCTGTGGAACAAACCCAGATCATATCCGTTTAATTACCGATGCCGTTACACAATACAACGCTTTAAGAAACAATGTGGCGGTTAATGAAATAAAACCGCAGCCCATTTTAACGCTTTCGGGTTTAGAACCGCTTTTTGTTACAAAAGAATCGAATTTTATCAATATTGGAGAACGTACTAACGTAACCGGTTCTCGAAAATTCCTTCGATTGATTAAAGAAGAAAAGTTTAATGAAGCTTTAGATATTGCCCGATTACAAGTTGAAAACGGTGCGCAGATCATCGACATCAACATGGACGAAGGCATGTTAGACGGTAAACAAGCAATGGTTAATTTTTTAAACCTGATCGCTTCTGAACCTGATATTGCCCGAGTTCCAATAATGATTGACAGTTCTAAATGGGAAATCATCGAAGCCGGCTTGCAGACTATTCAAGGTAAGGGCGTTGTAAATTCCATCAGTTTAAAAGAAGGCGAAGAACTTTTTATTCATCATGCCAATTTAATTAAACGTTATGGCGCAGCGGTTGTGGTAATGGCGTTTGATGAAGCTGGTCAGGCTGATACCTATCAAAGGCGAATTGATATCTGTAAAAGATCGTATGATATTCTGGTTCATCAAGTTGGTTTTCCTCCGCAAGATATTATTTTCGATCCAAATATATTCCCAGTAGCTACAGGAATGGAAGAGCACAACAACAATGCACTCGATTTCTTCTTGGCAACAAAATGGATTCGTGAAAACCTGCCGTATGCAAATGTTTCGGGTGGTGTAAGTAATGTTTCGTTTTCTTTTCGTGGGAACGATCGTGTGCGCGAAGCTATGCATGCGGCTTTTTTGTATCACGCCGTTCAACATGGTATGAACATGGGAATTGTAAATCCTGAATTGTTAGAAATTTACGATGAAGTTAACCCGGAATTGCTTGTTTTTGTTGAAGATGTGCTGTTAAACCGACGAAACGATGCTACCGAACGATTGCTTGATTTTGCCGAACATTTAAAAAGCGAAACCAAATTTAAAGAAGAAAAAGTTCTAGAATGGCGGTCGCACGCTTTGCAAGAGCGTATCACGCATGCCTTGGTTAAAGGAATTGAAGAATTTATTAATGACGATGTAGAGGAAGCCCGACAAATCGTTGACCGACCAATTCAGGTGATTGAACAGCACTTAATGAACGGAATGAACATTGTGGGCGATTTGTTTGGCTCGGGAAAAATGTTTTTGCCGCAGGTTGTAAAATCGGCTCGAGTAATGAAAAAAGCAGTGGCTTATCTGCTGCCTTTTATCGAAGAGGAAAAATTGAAAAACGGAGTTACAAATAATTCATCGGCTGGTAAAGTTTTAATGGCAACCGTTCGTGGCGATGTGCACGATATTGGTAAAAATATTGTTGCAGTGGTTTTGGCTTGTAACAATTTCGAAATTATAGATTTAGGTGTGATGGTTCCGCCCGAAAAAATTATCGAAACAGCTATTAAAGAACAAGTTGATGTAATTGGTTTAAGCGGATTAATTACTCCATCGTTAGACGAAATGGTTTATTTAGCTAAAGAATTAGAAAAAATTGGAGTTAAAATTCCGGTAATGATTGGTGGAGCCACAACATCGCGTGCGCATACCGCCGTAAAAATTGCACCGGAATATACGCAAACTGTTGTTCATGTGAACGATGCATCGCGTGCGGTAACAGTGATTAACAATTTATTGCAACCCGATAAAAACAAAATTTATAAAGAAGACATTCGGGCGGAATATGAAAAATTACGACACGATTTCTTAAGCAGAGCACGTGACAAAAAATATTTATCTATTGCCGATGCCCGTAAGAATAAATACAAAATAGATTGGGATTCGCAGCAAATTGTAAAACCTAATTTTCTTGGTAAAAAGCAGGTTGGCGTAGAATTATCGGAATTGGTTCCATATATAGATTGGACACCTTTTTTTAGATCTTGGCAGTTGTTTGGAAAATATCCTGAGATTTTAACCGATGATATTGTGGGCGAACAAGCAACGATTTTGTTTGCCGAAGCACAGGAAATGTTGAAAAAAATTATTTCAGAAAAATGGTTTGAAGCCAAAGGGATTATCGGGATTTACAAAGCCAACCAGGTGAATGATGATGATGTTGAATTGATAGATGAAAATGATAAAGCCATCGCTACATTGCTAACTCTTCGTCAGCAGGCTCATAAATCGGGCAGTGTACCAAATATTGCCTTGGCAGATTTTATCGCACCAAAATCATCAGGAATAAACGATTATGTCGGTTTGTTTTGTGTAAGTACCGGTTTTGGTGTTGATGAAAAAGCAAAAGATTATGAAAACGCTCAAGACGATTACAACTCTATTATGGTTAAAGCATTGGGAGATCGTTTGGCTGAAGCTTTTGCGGAATATCTGCACGAAAAAGTCCGTAAAGAAATTTGGGGTTATTCGGTTTCGGAACAATTAACCAATGACGATTTAATTAAAGAATCGTACGAAGGTATTCGCCCGGCGCCTGGTTATCCGGCTTGTCCCGATCATTTGGAGAAAAATACGATTTGGGATGTTTTAAATGTTGCCGATGAAATTGGTGTAACATTAACCGAAAGTTTGGCAATGTGGCCGGCATCATCGGTTTCGGGATATTATTTTGGAAATAAAGAAGCGAAATATTTTGGCGTAGGGAAAATTAAAAACGATCAGGTGGAAGATTATGCCCGCAGACGAAACATCAGTTTTGAGGAAGCTGCCAAATGGCTTGCCCCAAATATTAATGAATAATCTTTGTAAGATGTATTTCCTAAAAGATACAAAACATTATACACTATACAATAATACAAATATACAGTAAAAAAATGAAAGTTACCGAACATATACAGAATGCCGACGAAAAAGCATTGTTTTCGTTTGAGATTTTACCGCCTTTGAAAGGGCAGAATATTCAATGTATTTTTGACACGATTGATCCGTTAATGGAATTTAATCCGCCGTTTATTGATGTTACTTACCATCGTGAGGAATACACTTACAAAGATGTTGGAAATGGTTTGTTGGAGAAAAAAATCGTAAAAAAACGTCCGGGAACGGTTGGAATTTGTGCTGCCATTCAGAACAAATACAAGGTTGATGCCGTACCGCATATTTTGTGTGGCGGGTTTACGAAAGAAGATACCGAGAATTTTTTGATTGATTTGGATTTTTTAGGAATTGACAACGTGGTTGCTTTGCGAGGCGATGCGGTTAAAAGCGAGATTTATTTTAAGGCTGAAAAAAACGGACACAGATATGCTTCGGAACTGGTAACGCAAATTTCGGAACTGAACAACGGAATTTATTTAGATGATGAATTAGAAAATTCACACACGACCAATTTTTGCATAGGTGTTGGTGCGTATCCGGAAAAGCATATGGAAGCTCCGAATTTTGATACCGATTTGCAATTTTTAAAGCAAAAAATTGATAAAGGTGCCGACTATATTGTTACGCAAATGTTTTTTGATAACTCAAAATTTTTTGATTTTGTGGCAAAATGCAGAAAAGCAGGTATTAACGTGCCAATTATTCCGGGATTGAAACCGCTAACAACTAAAAGTCAGTTAAATATGATTCCGCATCGTTTTAAAGTGGATTTGCCAGATGCCTTGGTTATTGAAATTTTAAAGGCAAAAGACAACGAAGCCGTGAAACAAATTGGCATTGAATGGTGTATTCAGCAAAGTAAAGAAATCATTACAGCGGGAATTCCTATTGTGCATTATTATTCTATGGGAAAATCGGATACGGTTAAAAGGGTTGCGAAAGAGGTTTTTTAAAAAAGCGGATTTAAAAAATCCGCTTTTAGTTTATTTTTTTGAGTAATAATATTTAGTTCTGTATCCTTCATCGTAACTTCCTGATTCAATTATTTCTGGATAAAAACTGCTATTCAACTGAATTTTTGAATGAAAGTTATCCGATGTTCCTGATGAAATATGTGAAAAACCACCATTATAAGTTCCAAATACTAAAAATGGATAAAAATTTTGTGGGAATAAATTATTGTAAGGATTACTAATGTTTATTGGATATTTATAAGTAATAACGTAAGGATTTGTACTATCAACGTGTTTTCTATTATAAGTGGTAATATTATTAAAACTATCTAGATTAATAACTTCTGTAGATGATAAATTGTTATCCACCTTATTCGTTATTTCAATCAGCGATTCTTTATAAACAAAATCTTTTGTACCATTGTAACTTCCTTCTTGATACTTTTCGGTTATTAGTTTATTATTAGAATAGACATACTCATAATTATACATCACATCCTCAATACTGCCCGAAGATGAAAAACCTCTTTTAATTAAATTACCATTAGTGTCATAAAGAAAGTGACTTGAACCTTCAAATATTCCTTTTTTAGTTAATTCTTCAGAAAAACTATTATCATAAGAATCAATTCGTCCAATTTTATTATCTGTGTTATATACAAATACTTGCGTTGTTCTTCCTGTTGGTTGTGGAGGGGATGGAGTTGCTAACGAAGAATTTGTTTTATTGCCATAATAATTTGAAACTCCTGTTTCAGGATTATATCTGAAATAAACGTATTCTACAATAGAATCTAATCGTAAATTTTCTGTTGGAGCTTGCAAATTCTTTGAAGCTTGATTAAAATAGGTTTTGTCTAATTCTTCAAAAGGGAATTTCACCTCAACAGGTTTGTCGTCTTCATGCTCATCAACAGTACAAGAAACAAAAGACACTACAGACAATAAAAGTAAGCACTTGTTTTTCATAATATCATATTTTTTCTAAATTTAATAAAAAAATCATTAGTAACACTTATAAAATCATGTAAGGTTTTGTTTAAAAAGTGTAACATAAAAAAATATTTCTATTTCATCTTTGTCCGATAAATATAAATCGGAATAATTATGAATGAAAATATATTAATAATTGGCGGCTACGGAACTGTTGGTGGTGTAATAAGTAAACATTTATCGGGTTTATTTCCTCATAAAATTGTTGTTGCGGGAATAAATTACAACAAAGCACAAAAACTGGCAAAGGAATTCATAAAAAGTTTTTTTAATTTTTAAATGACATTTAGTGTCTTTCTTGCATATTACTTTTAAACCAATGAAAATTGCGTATTAAAATGAAAAAGGAATTTACTAAAGGTCAGGGAGCCATAACAAATATTCACAACCGTTTTTTTAAACAACGGTATGAAACATCTATTTATCAAGATGATTACGAAGAGAAAATTGCTAAGACTCGAATTTTAGAAGTTTTCCCAAAAACCATTGTCAATAAGGTAAAAGGAAACAGTTTACCTTTTCTGTATTCTATGAATCCATACCAAGGTTGCGAACACGGTTGTGCCTATTGTTATGCCCGACCAACCCATCAATATTGGGGATTTAGCGCCGGTGTAGATTTTGAACGAATTATTTTGGTAAAGAAAAACGCTCCGGAACTTTTAGAACAACATTTTAAAAAGAAAGGTTACTTGCCAGCTGTGATTTCGCTTTCAGGAAACACCGATTGTTATCAGCCTATTGAACGTAAACTGGGAATTACCCGCAACTTATTACAGGTTTGTTTAGATTACCGCCACCCGGTGAGCATCATTACAAAAAATGCGTTGGTAATTCGTGATTTAGATTTATTGAAAGATTTAGCCGATAAAAATTTAGTAAATGTATCGTTAAGTATCCCAACCATAAACGAAGATTTACGCCGAGTTTTAGAACCCAGAACATCATCGGTAAAAACAAAATTAAAAGCTTTAGAAACACTATCGCTTAAAGGCATTCCAACACACGTAATGGTTGCACCCATTATTCCGGGAATCAACAGCACAGAAATTTTACCTATTTTAAAAACAATTGCAGAAAACGGAGCGAATTCCTTCGGATATACTTTAGTAGGATTGAACGATGAAGTGGAACCTGTTTTTAAAGATTGGCTGGAAACGCATTATCCCGATCGAAAAGAAAAAGTTTTAAACCAAATAGCATCGTTGCATAAAGGAAATCTAGCAGAAAAGAATATTGCCAAACGAAATGCAGGAAACGGAAATTTTGCCGATATGATTCACAACACATTCGATATTGGAAGAAAGAAATTTTTCAGTCAATCTAAATTTCCTGCGTTATCAACCGATTTGTTTGATGGAACCAAAGGCGAACAGTTGCGTTTATTTTAATAAGTAAAATTTTATCGAGCGTTTAATGATATTCTGCTTTGGTTATCCTTGTTACCAAAACGTGCATTGTAAACATCGGTATATTTGTAAATATCAACACTTTCAACATCGTTCTGATTTAACGATCGAAACGTTTCTTCGCTAACACGTACACCATCTACAATATACGTATAATTTCCGTTTCGGGTTAAATTTTCTACATCCTTTAAAATGGTTTCTGGTCTTCTGTTTTTTTCAGGTTCATTAGCTGGAAAAATTTTTAATAATGGAATCCTGGGACCCCAACCGCCACAAGCAAAAATTTGAGAACGTGTTACGTTTTCAATAGCTCTTTTCGTAGTATCCTCTTTCTCATCAATATTTGTCAACGTATCTTCAGTTATTGCTGTTAATAAAACTTCATCGACTTTGATTTTCTTTGATTTCGGTGTAGTAACTTTCTTTTTTATGGAAGAATAAGAAACGACTGCTTTTTCGTCATTAGATTCTTTTTCCAAAGCAGGTATTTCTTCCTGCATTGGTTCTTCGGTTGAAACAATTGGTTCTTGATCGATAATCAATTGTTCTTTTTCAGTTTTATTGATAAACCATATTCCAATTGAAACCAAAACCAGCAAAACAACGGTATATTTCCCGTAAAAATGGCGTTTGGCACTTAATTTATCTTTATTTTTCATATCCTATATAGTTGATAATAGCAAAGTTAATTCTTATAAAGAATTTTCTCAAAGCAAGATATTCTTTTTTGGTAAAGTTTCAAGAAAAACACCTATATATTTTGTTTAAGATTTCTTTCTCAATATTTTTGCTACTCAACTAAACAATTGTAGATATGAAACCGGATTTATTTCAGGCACCAGATTATTATTTATTAGACGATTTACTTACAGAAGAACATAAATTAGTACGCGATGCTGCGCGTGCTTGGGTTAAGAAAGAA is from Flavobacterium dauae and encodes:
- the metH gene encoding methionine synthase, with amino-acid sequence METLCKKTSISEIIKHRTLVLDGAMGTMLQAYQFSEEDFRGTQFQDFQHPLKGNNDLLSITQPEAVKEVHRKYLQAGADIVETNTFSSTTIGMADYYLEDYVYQLNYQSAKIAREVCDEFDIITPDKPRFVAGSIGPTNRTASMSPDVNNPGYRVITFEDLRVAYKQQVEALIDGGCDLLLVETIFDTLNAKAALFAIEEVKIERNIDIPIMVSGTITDASGRTLSGQTVDAFLISISHIPLLSIGFNCALGAEQLKPYLKQLAQHTSVNISAHPNAGLPNAFGEYDQSPEEMQQLIADFLKEDLVQIIGGCCGTNPDHIRLITDAVTQYNALRNNVAVNEIKPQPILTLSGLEPLFVTKESNFINIGERTNVTGSRKFLRLIKEEKFNEALDIARLQVENGAQIIDINMDEGMLDGKQAMVNFLNLIASEPDIARVPIMIDSSKWEIIEAGLQTIQGKGVVNSISLKEGEELFIHHANLIKRYGAAVVVMAFDEAGQADTYQRRIDICKRSYDILVHQVGFPPQDIIFDPNIFPVATGMEEHNNNALDFFLATKWIRENLPYANVSGGVSNVSFSFRGNDRVREAMHAAFLYHAVQHGMNMGIVNPELLEIYDEVNPELLVFVEDVLLNRRNDATERLLDFAEHLKSETKFKEEKVLEWRSHALQERITHALVKGIEEFINDDVEEARQIVDRPIQVIEQHLMNGMNIVGDLFGSGKMFLPQVVKSARVMKKAVAYLLPFIEEEKLKNGVTNNSSAGKVLMATVRGDVHDIGKNIVAVVLACNNFEIIDLGVMVPPEKIIETAIKEQVDVIGLSGLITPSLDEMVYLAKELEKIGVKIPVMIGGATTSRAHTAVKIAPEYTQTVVHVNDASRAVTVINNLLQPDKNKIYKEDIRAEYEKLRHDFLSRARDKKYLSIADARKNKYKIDWDSQQIVKPNFLGKKQVGVELSELVPYIDWTPFFRSWQLFGKYPEILTDDIVGEQATILFAEAQEMLKKIISEKWFEAKGIIGIYKANQVNDDDVELIDENDKAIATLLTLRQQAHKSGSVPNIALADFIAPKSSGINDYVGLFCVSTGFGVDEKAKDYENAQDDYNSIMVKALGDRLAEAFAEYLHEKVRKEIWGYSVSEQLTNDDLIKESYEGIRPAPGYPACPDHLEKNTIWDVLNVADEIGVTLTESLAMWPASSVSGYYFGNKEAKYFGVGKIKNDQVEDYARRRNISFEEAAKWLAPNINE
- the metF gene encoding methylenetetrahydrofolate reductase [NAD(P)H], whose amino-acid sequence is MKVTEHIQNADEKALFSFEILPPLKGQNIQCIFDTIDPLMEFNPPFIDVTYHREEYTYKDVGNGLLEKKIVKKRPGTVGICAAIQNKYKVDAVPHILCGGFTKEDTENFLIDLDFLGIDNVVALRGDAVKSEIYFKAEKNGHRYASELVTQISELNNGIYLDDELENSHTTNFCIGVGAYPEKHMEAPNFDTDLQFLKQKIDKGADYIVTQMFFDNSKFFDFVAKCRKAGINVPIIPGLKPLTTKSQLNMIPHRFKVDLPDALVIEILKAKDNEAVKQIGIEWCIQQSKEIITAGIPIVHYYSMGKSDTVKRVAKEVF
- a CDS encoding PA0069 family radical SAM protein, with translation MKKEFTKGQGAITNIHNRFFKQRYETSIYQDDYEEKIAKTRILEVFPKTIVNKVKGNSLPFLYSMNPYQGCEHGCAYCYARPTHQYWGFSAGVDFERIILVKKNAPELLEQHFKKKGYLPAVISLSGNTDCYQPIERKLGITRNLLQVCLDYRHPVSIITKNALVIRDLDLLKDLADKNLVNVSLSIPTINEDLRRVLEPRTSSVKTKLKALETLSLKGIPTHVMVAPIIPGINSTEILPILKTIAENGANSFGYTLVGLNDEVEPVFKDWLETHYPDRKEKVLNQIASLHKGNLAEKNIAKRNAGNGNFADMIHNTFDIGRKKFFSQSKFPALSTDLFDGTKGEQLRLF